From the Argentina anserina chromosome 3, drPotAnse1.1, whole genome shotgun sequence genome, the window AGAAGATCATGACATTTACATGATACTCCAACAAGGTTAACCACTCTTGTCACTAAGAAAAAAATGAGGCAACTACAACATGATTTTAGCTAGAGCAACAAGAGCAAGTTGAAGTTGATGTGCAAAACAATGAACATAAAAGGCACAATCATTTTCTTTCAAGGTAAGTTTCATAAGACCATTGAACTCACCTTGCATACTACTAGCCCTATCATAGCTTTGTCCTCGCAAATTGGATATGCTCAACCCATTTCTGGAAAATTGCTCATCTATTGCAAGTTTTAAGGACCGTGCATCAATACATTTAACATGTATTATGCCAACAAAATTCTCAATTACTTCACctttattatttacatatCGAAGAACAACTGTCATTTGCTCTTTTACTGAACTATCCCGAGTTTCATCaaccaaaatagaaaatggTGCATTACCCATGTCAAACATGATTGCATTAAGAGTTTTAACAACAGCTGCATTTATAATATCTTTTTGTATAGCAGGTGATTTCAATTGTAGATTTTCAGAAGCATTATGAAAGGCGACAACCTTCACACTATCATTATGTTCAGCAAGAAATTATAGAAGCCCAAGAAAGTTTTATTTGTTGCTTGAAGATTCAGATTCATCATGACCACGAAAAACAAGACCTTgccaaaaaaagaaatgaacatAATCAATTGAAGCATTCAAAAGAGTGTAATAGTTCTGCTTAGAGGCTTCAACTTGACAACTAATAACTGACTCCAAATGCTGTTTTTGATTCATAAGAGCCTGTAAATTCAGTATAGCTTGGTTATGAACACTACCAACAGTTTTAACATGCTCTTTAAGTccctatttttttcttccaatTGTTGTAACCTTTAGTAGTAAATGTATCATTGCCTCCTTGATCACCATATTCTAGTCTAAAAAGATAACAACTGAGGCAAAACAAAGCATATTTCTCTATGTTATTCTCTAACCAGTCAAGATGATCATCAAACTAAAAAGCGTTAAACTTCCATTTAGTTCCATATATCTCTCTTTGGGGAAACTTATCGTTTTGAGGTTGACAAGGACCCTTGAACAAATAATGCCACCTAACTTGATCACGAATAGGATCATAATCCAAGATGCGCTTTCGACGTGCAGGGTCTGAAGGAAATTTTCTAAAATTTCTTCTAGTTCAGTTCTCTTTGAACTTTCACCTCTTTTTCGTAGATGATAAAGGATTTGAAGGTTCCTCTATTCTTGGAAATTTATGAAAGTATATCTCCATCACTGATATCACTATAATCAACAATTgaattccaaaatcacaataggCCAATATCAATTTGATTCTATAAACTGTAAACTCTTTACATAATAAATTAAACCAAAATATATGTAATCAAATAGCTATTATTGATCATATCAATTTAGGGTTTCATACATCTAAACTATAAGACTAAATTCAACCAATTCAATCAAACTCATTAATCATTCGATCAATTAGGCACTGAGGCAACAAGTAATCTGAtaatcaaacattcaaataattcttgattcATTAAACAACGAATGAACAAAtcagaaaaaatgaaagaatgatGAATATGATTGATCGATTAATAGATTTGATTCAAATAAAGTGTATTGATTCAATACTTCAATGATTAAGGGGCTGCCTTTGCgaagagaaaaaaagttaGGGATGATGTATTGTGTTTTGGATTTGGGGTCTGGGAAACAGAAAAGGTGAGAAGTGCAAGATACACATAAACCAAAATGAGATATGAGGAGTCGACGTGACATCAACCTTTTtaagataaaaaaattgaattatttATCGATGTGACatcaacctttttttttcagagaactatcgtttttttttggagaagacagagaaaaaaaattcaaaagaggTGTAGCTGTATGCGGTCGTTTTCCACCTTCATCTTTGGATGGATTCTGGCCTTCTTCATCACATTTTTTCCATAAAAAATTCGTATAATATGCCAGCCTCTTAAACCCAGCCTAGGCAGCTGTCTAGTCTCGCCCACACATGGATCCGCCCCTGCCCCTAGagtcactatatatatatatatatatatatattctaaacATCATGCCTCATTTAGGAAAATACTACATTAGTACCACAATTGTTTACCTCAGCCAAGTTTTGGCTCTTTCAGCCCATTAATACCATTCAATGGTTTCATTTCTCACCAATTTTAAGAGTTAGTTTTGTCCCTTCATTTTCCTCCAATTTTACGTGTTATGCTTAATGTTTTGGTAAGTCATTTGACGCAAAAAAAAACCTTGTTTATCTCAAAATTAGTTATATTATTGCATTTAAATGGTAACTCCCCCATGAAGTCTGCAAAACAACTCCCTTTGATTGGTAACTCAATTTTGAAGTTTAGATATGTAGCGTATACGAACGCTCTTCACAAacttcaaaagtagcaatagatcaatgatttgaatatcaaatctcgccaaacattcttaaatcaaatatgtacacttatccgtacatggatcaaaagaaagataattacataacaactcaaaacaagagtttgtaatGAAAAACAGATTCACCTGTGGTATGACATGCATGCACTTAAATAGTCATAACTTATTCGATACAATAGGTATGGACGGACCGTAATAATTTTTGAAAAGTAGATACCCGTTGTTTTCCATTGATATATGCTTCATAACCCAGTTCATTCTGAGCTGATCACAAAGCTCGGTCGAAATTGACTCAGCTGCAGTTTCCGGACAGGTCTGTcatattttactaaaacagcTATAACGTACTAAATATAGCAGATATGATCGAATGGTTGATGTTCCTGAAAAATAGATACATAGATATTTCCAATGGTGCCAAATTCACAATTTTCCAACGAGTGAGCTGCCATATAGGTCACatggaagttgacctacgaatctAGGCAGATTTAGACATCGCTTCATTAAAGTGTCTTTTGTGTTGGGATTGAGGATTTGATATTATAACATCATGTGATCAAGCATTGACATATGTGTGGGCGCACTCAGCCATCATGTTGGCCTTACGAGTTTAAACTGAATGAGAtgtcgagtcaagtatattacaacaagtacatgcatacatATCGTACTTATATATGGAGAGTTTCATCTCTTAAGACTTATCGTCGCTCATACGGTGGAAACATGTCTTCTCATAACTTCGATTGATTCATGAAATACTAGTTTAACGTCCTTATTGCCTTTAGCCAATCGATGAACAACATCATGAATAATCTTCATCACTTTCGAGACCTAGTATTATCAAGATCATTTCATTCTCAATACAActgcatgcaatattgcatatccccaAACAGTTATGAGTAAATTACTTACGCGTAACGAGGGCCCTAGCTATAAGCTTTAACTACTTAATTGTCGCTCCTGCTCATCCATTCATGCAGAATAAAAATGGGGTTACGGGGATGTTCAATCCCCTCTAAGCAATAAAAAGTCTTCGAAGTGAATTCTCATGCATtgtcagggtggtgagccctgagTTTTGAGCAACGAGCTTCGAAAAGTAGCATTTGgctcttagttcatcaagagtCCATCACACTTCATTTTACTATCCCTACCTTAATCAAGTCAtcgcactccgtggtctggaggcacttgaattAGGTGAAAACCAATCCGTTTTAGGATCTGTATCTACATCTCTTAACTTAGTCCCAACAGAGATGATATGTGACCATAAGCTGCAAATTCAGTTGTTTTGGAAACCACCTAAATGACAAGGTATTATGAGGACAAAccgtctcatatttgattcctGGACGTTTTGACATTACCTTATAAATGACCAATCTCTTTGTTAAAACTGAATACTACGGCTTTCCAAGAGGCTGTGGCGGTGACATGGGTCGATCATCACCATTAATTCTCACCGGATAACACTTTCCATGTAGGACAATCtacaatgttggaattttACTTCAACAGAGTATGTATAGTTTgacatcaaactcattcaacatTGTCATTCTTCAAGATCTCTCATTTGGATtagtattgacattgaggcgtcctccaatgataaccatcatccaagaaaacagacaactgagtatcattgatcatagatcaagttgtgccatAACTCGCATTCAGTAAGTATTATCGAACCAAGTGGTCTATCTACACTTTCGTAAGAGTCATGGCCTACTGACATCATCTACGacatttgtggagtcaccacgtcACCAACAAAGAGTGACTACATGTCAATCTATCGGACATCAATCCTTACAGGCATAGTTGCATCATGTATCTCTAATCTCGTCACTTCCATTTGTAGGACTATTAGGAATATGATGAGGCACAGTAGGACAAACACGCAAAAAACAAGTCGTTaaacttgaacaaacttgttcttatctccccctaacgatggATAGACTGGCTCATTAAGGTCTTTATATAAGTGGGCATAGATTGGAAGTTCATGTCTTATTTAAAGAcgaaattcaacatcaaataactcATCATTGTGTGCTTGTGGAGGCGCAATTTGGcacataaaatatgtggacAAAAAACCATTAACATAATTcgttaacaaaca encodes:
- the LOC126787177 gene encoding LOW QUALITY PROTEIN: uncharacterized protein LOC126787177 (The sequence of the model RefSeq protein was modified relative to this genomic sequence to represent the inferred CDS: substituted 2 bases at 2 genomic stop codons), which translates into the protein MDPELLQGFQVDQRTRFNLGKEEGRKLSSNKVLAVAGLLEMVTMASKLMSALPWEVWSRDAGVSPKQVAAASRISLLDRKVTAVWQRHKSSRVSKVMKIIHDVVHRLAKGNKDVKLVFHESIEVMRRHVSTALMNQKQHLESVISCQVEASKQNYYTLLNASIDYVHFFFWQGLVFRGHDESESSSNKXNFLGLLXFLAEHNDSVKVVAFHNASENLQLKSPAIQKDIINAAVVKTLNAIMFDMGNAPFSILVDETRDSSVKEQMTVVLRYVNNKGEVIENFVGIIHVKCIDARSLKLAIDEQFSRNGLSISNLRGQSYDRASSMQGEFNGLMKLTLKENDCAFYVHCFAHQLQLALVALAKIML